In one window of Marispirochaeta aestuarii DNA:
- a CDS encoding putative manganese-dependent inorganic diphosphatase has translation METVYVTGHRNPDMDSVCSAWCYAALKNRIDPDHSYLPVRCGAMNAQTRYVFEKLGIEPPLLVKDVYPKVADVAKRDVITLDVMDPVYTAIKELDERTLSMIPVFQNMHEFKGIVSLHEISGFLISDNLHTRPVYRFLTDNFKRVLPGYFYRIGEEREISAPIMIGAMPYEISVQRIRELGDVKPILIVGLRNELINYAVENDFPAIVLTGLDEDKPVSVDFSSYRGSVFVSHIDTAETVRLLRLSAPLKDIINSDPVSVQSDENYETAKARLVNSDYRGLPVFEGKQFSGIVTRRCFIGKPRRSIILVDHNEISQSVPGAEEARILEVVDHHRLGFERTREPISMKIEPVGSTCTIVFHEYLFHGVEIDRTTATLLLGGILADTVMLKSPTTTEAERRAVEELGKLAEVDWKSWGQDLFSHSASIKNRQARDVVESDFKEYFEGGVHFGIGQAEVVTLEDVPEVKDELLAVIGTVRMKKSLDWVLLLISDVMKGESILLSSGFEAGEKKLIYKKTQDNEFYLPGILSRKKQVLPEILRVVEELELA, from the coding sequence ATGGAAACAGTCTATGTAACAGGACATCGGAACCCCGATATGGATTCCGTCTGCTCCGCCTGGTGTTATGCCGCCCTGAAGAACCGAATCGATCCTGATCACAGCTATCTTCCGGTCCGCTGCGGGGCCATGAATGCCCAGACTCGCTATGTTTTTGAAAAACTCGGGATCGAGCCGCCTCTACTGGTTAAGGATGTCTACCCCAAGGTCGCTGACGTTGCAAAGCGGGATGTTATAACCCTGGATGTTATGGACCCGGTATACACGGCCATCAAGGAGCTGGATGAACGGACCTTGAGCATGATTCCAGTGTTTCAGAACATGCATGAGTTCAAGGGTATTGTCAGTCTCCACGAGATATCCGGGTTCCTGATCAGCGACAACCTGCACACCAGGCCGGTATACCGTTTTTTGACGGACAACTTTAAACGGGTCCTTCCGGGTTATTTTTACCGCATTGGAGAGGAGCGCGAAATCTCCGCTCCCATCATGATCGGGGCCATGCCCTACGAAATCAGTGTGCAGCGTATCCGGGAACTGGGAGACGTCAAGCCGATCCTCATCGTGGGGCTCAGGAACGAGCTTATCAACTACGCGGTGGAGAATGATTTTCCCGCCATTGTGCTTACCGGACTTGACGAGGACAAACCCGTTTCGGTGGATTTTTCTTCCTACAGGGGCTCGGTATTTGTATCTCACATCGATACTGCGGAGACCGTACGCCTTTTAAGGCTTTCCGCACCACTAAAGGATATAATCAATTCCGATCCGGTTTCCGTGCAGAGTGACGAGAACTACGAAACCGCCAAGGCCCGGCTGGTAAACTCCGATTACCGGGGTCTTCCGGTTTTCGAGGGAAAGCAGTTCTCCGGTATCGTAACCCGGCGCTGTTTTATCGGTAAACCCCGGCGGAGTATAATCCTGGTGGACCACAACGAGATTTCCCAGAGTGTTCCCGGTGCGGAGGAGGCCAGAATCCTGGAGGTTGTGGATCATCACCGCCTGGGCTTTGAGAGAACCAGGGAACCGATTTCCATGAAGATTGAACCCGTGGGCAGCACCTGCACCATTGTGTTTCACGAGTACCTTTTTCACGGTGTGGAAATCGACAGGACTACCGCGACCCTGCTTTTGGGGGGAATCCTCGCGGATACGGTCATGCTGAAGTCTCCTACAACCACGGAGGCCGAGCGCCGGGCAGTGGAAGAGCTCGGAAAGCTGGCGGAAGTGGACTGGAAGAGCTGGGGGCAGGACCTCTTCAGCCATTCGGCATCCATTAAAAACCGGCAGGCCAGGGATGTTGTGGAGTCGGACTTCAAAGAGTATTTTGAAGGGGGAGTGCACTTTGGCATAGGCCAGGCGGAGGTCGTTACCCTGGAGGATGTTCCGGAGGTTAAGGATGAATTACTGGCGGTTATCGGCACGGTTAGGATGAAAAAAAGCCTGGACTGGGTTCTTCTGCTTATTTCCGATGTAATGAAGGGAGAGAGCATCCTTCTGTCCAGCGGGTTTGAAGCGGGAGAGAAAAAGCTGATCTATAAAAAGACTCAGGACAACGAGTTTTACCTGCCGGGGATCTTGAGCAGAAAAAAGCAGGTCCTACCGGAGATTTTGAGGGTTGTGGAGGAACTGGAATTGGCGTAA
- a CDS encoding GntR family transcriptional regulator, whose protein sequence is MIIYKGPVLMNIGKTEYAYNEIKRKICEGELSPLQDIVEEGLQRELRISRTPIREALQRLHKEGFVYIYPRKGTIVTEVTRDLIYDIFLARQLNEPFCTVLAGSIISREWLKEKRRAFKEPPADISGDNLRQYYIKHDRELHTRIIESCGNRFVANLLSIVHDHNHRIRMKTSNPANENYDHSVEEHTAIIDALLTGKEKEIEAAVLGHIQNSRDISLKYY, encoded by the coding sequence ATGATAATCTATAAAGGTCCGGTGCTCATGAACATTGGAAAGACGGAATATGCCTATAATGAAATAAAAAGAAAAATTTGCGAAGGCGAGCTCTCCCCTCTGCAGGATATCGTCGAGGAAGGCCTGCAGCGGGAGTTACGCATCAGCAGAACCCCGATCCGTGAAGCCCTCCAGCGTCTTCATAAGGAGGGATTTGTCTATATTTATCCCCGCAAAGGGACCATCGTTACAGAGGTAACCCGCGATCTGATTTATGATATATTCCTGGCACGGCAGCTGAATGAACCGTTTTGTACTGTTCTGGCGGGTTCGATCATTTCCCGCGAATGGCTAAAGGAAAAGCGGAGGGCCTTTAAAGAGCCGCCTGCCGATATATCCGGGGATAATTTACGACAATATTACATAAAGCATGACAGGGAGCTGCATACCAGGATTATCGAATCCTGTGGAAACCGTTTCGTAGCTAATCTTCTTTCCATTGTGCATGACCATAATCATCGTATCCGTATGAAAACCTCCAATCCCGCAAACGAAAACTACGATCATTCAGTAGAGGAACACACCGCAATAATTGACGCTCTGCTGACGGGGAAGGAAAAGGAAATCGAAGCTGCCGTCCTGGGGCATATACAGAACTCCCGGGACATTTCGCTCAAGTACTACTAA
- a CDS encoding methyl-accepting chemotaxis protein, with protein MRRRNVTSRFGISAWVSLITVILLVVVFAGMLITIGGRLSTDIDDVQIQGFESEVKAIRHLVEFQTRLVERILKAHLLNTKYAEAFVTGNFNEAQGLLRILNSNLQILDAALMVDTNGTVLAAADDSQIGKSMRGTRIWNEIEGGAAYPVDFIPSESPFSGKPVIYYAVRVFNERDEQGTLIAVLNLATFSSIYISPMQFGETGYPFLVTTDGIMVSHPNNEIIGTDVSNEEFFLMIQEKSAANFANRRVARYTFNGEDRLLVFSPATGSIPWISAVSMSQKEMSAPAVRVIRMLMISAVVAVTIMIALLILFIRSFLIKRIHGLAGLLQIAATGNLTVQAPEKGNDEFTDISRRFNRLMMALRSLVTQVREKMDVLERGGHDLSTNVQETAAAINQINANIESTRAQIANQSVSITQTSATVEQMTKNVESLGNSIERQAESVTQSSTAVEEMVQSVRVISTTTAKASEEVKALEDVSKNGKDQLDKMVGLIREIAGMSDALGEANTVIANIASQTNLLAMNAAIEAAHAGEAGAGFSVVADEIRNLAENASAQAKIVKGRLKDVTQAVGQIVSISGDTNEAFGRITGSIDGVQRVFEEIRSAMEEQSTGGEQLLGILAGMTQITETVRSGSEEMNQGNAQILEVITSLNAISEEVKNAIDEISRGTGEINRAVSNIVELSDENTESIRLVKDETTKFFLTDDEVEAAREAEMADAGGPAEDTEETDESRTEDDSATEDDDEGYLEEMTPEDEKEDKDEGK; from the coding sequence ATGCGACGACGAAACGTAACATCCCGATTCGGCATTTCTGCCTGGGTTTCTCTTATAACTGTAATCCTTCTTGTCGTAGTATTTGCCGGTATGCTGATAACCATCGGCGGTCGACTGAGTACCGATATCGACGATGTACAGATCCAGGGTTTTGAGAGCGAGGTAAAGGCCATTCGGCATCTGGTTGAATTTCAGACTCGCCTTGTTGAGCGAATACTGAAGGCACATCTTCTTAACACCAAATATGCGGAGGCATTTGTTACCGGGAATTTCAACGAAGCCCAGGGCCTGCTGCGTATTCTGAATTCGAACCTGCAGATACTGGACGCCGCTCTGATGGTCGATACAAATGGAACCGTCCTGGCTGCTGCGGATGATTCGCAGATCGGAAAATCCATGCGGGGTACCCGTATCTGGAATGAGATTGAAGGAGGGGCTGCATATCCTGTGGATTTTATTCCCTCCGAGTCACCCTTCTCCGGCAAGCCGGTTATCTACTACGCGGTGCGGGTTTTTAACGAGAGGGATGAACAGGGTACGTTGATCGCTGTTCTGAATCTGGCGACCTTCAGCTCCATCTATATATCGCCGATGCAGTTCGGTGAAACGGGATATCCCTTTCTCGTGACCACCGATGGAATAATGGTCTCCCATCCAAATAACGAAATAATTGGAACGGACGTTTCGAATGAAGAGTTCTTTTTAATGATCCAGGAGAAATCCGCTGCCAATTTCGCCAACCGACGGGTCGCCCGCTATACCTTTAACGGTGAGGACAGACTCCTTGTTTTCTCTCCCGCCACCGGCTCGATCCCCTGGATATCCGCCGTCAGCATGAGCCAGAAGGAGATGTCCGCTCCGGCGGTGCGGGTTATCAGGATGCTGATGATCAGTGCTGTAGTTGCCGTTACGATTATGATTGCCCTTCTGATCCTCTTTATCCGGAGCTTCCTGATAAAACGAATCCACGGTCTCGCCGGGCTTCTGCAGATCGCAGCCACAGGAAACCTGACCGTCCAGGCTCCGGAGAAGGGTAATGACGAGTTCACGGATATAAGCCGCAGGTTCAACCGTCTGATGATGGCCCTTCGCAGCCTGGTAACCCAGGTCCGTGAAAAGATGGATGTTCTTGAAAGGGGCGGCCACGATCTTTCGACGAATGTTCAGGAGACCGCAGCGGCCATCAATCAGATAAACGCCAATATCGAGAGCACCCGGGCCCAGATTGCGAACCAGTCGGTCAGTATTACCCAGACTTCCGCGACGGTTGAGCAGATGACCAAGAATGTCGAGTCCCTGGGGAACTCCATCGAGCGGCAGGCAGAGAGCGTTACCCAGTCTTCCACCGCGGTGGAGGAGATGGTCCAGAGCGTGCGGGTGATCAGTACAACCACAGCCAAGGCTTCGGAAGAGGTAAAGGCCCTGGAGGATGTCTCCAAAAACGGCAAGGACCAGCTGGATAAAATGGTTGGACTTATTCGGGAGATTGCCGGAATGTCCGATGCCCTGGGCGAGGCAAATACTGTTATCGCCAATATCGCCTCTCAGACAAACCTGCTCGCCATGAACGCTGCCATCGAAGCAGCCCACGCCGGAGAGGCGGGGGCGGGATTCTCGGTAGTTGCGGACGAAATTCGAAACCTGGCGGAAAATGCCTCCGCCCAGGCAAAAATTGTCAAAGGAAGACTCAAGGACGTCACCCAGGCGGTGGGACAGATTGTCAGCATTTCCGGGGATACCAACGAAGCCTTTGGCCGGATTACCGGATCCATTGACGGGGTACAGCGGGTCTTCGAAGAAATCCGTTCCGCCATGGAGGAGCAGTCCACCGGTGGTGAGCAGCTGCTGGGAATCCTGGCCGGAATGACCCAGATAACGGAAACCGTCCGTTCCGGATCAGAAGAGATGAACCAGGGTAATGCCCAGATTCTCGAGGTTATAACGAGCCTGAACGCCATCAGCGAAGAGGTGAAAAATGCCATCGACGAAATCTCCCGTGGAACCGGTGAGATCAACCGGGCAGTCTCCAATATCGTTGAGCTTTCAGATGAAAACACCGAAAGTATCCGGCTGGTCAAGGATGAAACAACCAAGTTTTTCCTGACGGACGATGAAGTCGAAGCCGCCAGGGAGGCGGAAATGGCCGATGCCGGGGGACCGGCGGAAGATACGGAAGAAACAGACGAAAGCCGGACTGAAGATGATTCGGCGACAGAGGACGACGACGAGGGGTACCTGGAAGAGATGACCCCGGAAGACGAGAAAGAAGATAAGGACGAAGGAAAGTAA